In Micromonospora sp. LH3U1, one genomic interval encodes:
- a CDS encoding Uma2 family endonuclease, which yields MSNSRTFVPDGVVLRAAGNDADRHWFTPSEVVLAVEVVGEGTETTDRVLKPEVYAETGRWRKFVDTGEPFPINLPISRITPRVR from the coding sequence ATGAGCAACAGCCGGACCTTCGTGCCCGACGGGGTGGTCCTCCGAGCGGCGGGGAACGACGCAGACCGGCACTGGTTCACCCCGAGCGAGGTGGTACTCGCCGTCGAGGTCGTCGGCGAGGGCACCGAGACGACCGACCGAGTGTTGAAGCCTGAGGTCTACGCCGAGACCGGGCGGTGGAGGAAGTTCGTCGACACCGGCGAGCCCTTTCCGATCAATCTGCCGATCAGCCGGATCACGCCCCGGGTCCGCTGA
- a CDS encoding ester cyclase, translating to MTDVEAAARRFIADVWNARREESAYELIAEECPGLGGTGPEATLAWHRERRAAFPDLRYKIVDVVAAGERVAVHWRAAGTHVGQFGPVPPTGQVVSYSGATFLRFDTAGRIVEVWSCNELFQLLQQLGVEMLPPTVVSGPGA from the coding sequence ATGACGGATGTGGAGGCCGCGGCCCGGCGGTTCATCGCCGACGTGTGGAACGCTCGCCGGGAGGAGTCGGCGTACGAGTTGATCGCCGAGGAGTGTCCGGGGCTGGGCGGCACCGGGCCGGAGGCGACGCTGGCCTGGCACCGCGAGCGGCGGGCGGCCTTCCCGGACCTGCGTTACAAGATCGTGGACGTGGTGGCGGCCGGCGAGCGGGTGGCCGTGCACTGGCGGGCGGCCGGCACCCACGTCGGGCAGTTCGGGCCGGTGCCCCCGACCGGGCAGGTGGTCAGCTACTCCGGTGCGACGTTCCTGCGCTTCGACACGGCGGGCCGGATCGTCGAGGTGTGGAGCTGCAACGAGCTCTTCCAGTTGCTCCAGCAACTCGGCGTCGAGATGCTCCCACCGACCGTCGTCAGCGGACCCGGGGCGTGA